GGCCCGCGCCGAAGGCCTGCAATTGCACTTTGTCGGCTGCTCGGCGCTGGTGCGCAGCGACATCCAGCTGCTGGCGCGGATCCTGCGCAACCTGCTGAGCAATGCGCTGCGCTACACCTACAAAGGCCGCGTGGTCCTCGGTTGCCGACGCCAGCACCAGCGCTTGTTGATCCAGGTGTGGGACAGCGGCATGGGCATTGCCGAAGAACGCTTGGAAGAAATTTTCCAGGAGTTCAAGCGCGGCGATGTGCAGCGCCCGGACCAGGATCGCGGGCTCGGCTTGGGCCTGGCCATTGTCGAAAAAATCGCCGGGATCCTGGGGCACCGCATCACCGTCAAATCCCTGGCCGGGCAAAGGCTCGATGTTTTGTGTGGAAGTGCCGCTGAGCGCCACTGCACCCAAGTCACTGCCGATGCCGTGCATGAGCGAGCCGATGCTGGAACGCCTGCAAGGCGCGCGGGTGTGGTGCTGGATAACGACGCGGCGATTTGCGCCGGCATGCGCACGCTGCTGGAAGGCTGGGGTTGCCGGGTGGTCACCGCCTTGTCGGAACAGGACCTGGCGCGGCAGGTGGACAACTACCATGCCGAGGCCGATTTGTTGATTGCCGACTACCACTTGGATGACGACCAGAACGGCGTGGACGCCGTGGCCCGTATCAATGCCCGGCGCGGCAGCGCGGTGCCGGCGTTGATGATCACGGCCAACTACAGCAATGAGTTGAAGCAGCAGATTCGGGAGTTGGGGCATACGTTGATGCATAAGCCGGTGCGGCCGATGAAGTTGAAAACGGCGATGAGTCACCTACTCGGCAAATAAACACCGAACGCTCATCCATTGGAGATCAACTGTGGGAGCTGGCTTGCCTGCGATAGCGGTGTATCAGTGACACATGTGCAAGCTGACCCACTGCTATCGCAGGCAAGCCAGCTCCCACATGTTGACCGCATTCTCCTGAGGCATCAGCGGCGCAGGTACGAGCCGAAGTCGATGTCCCCGGCACTCAGGATCGCCTGCACCCGATTATGCACATTCAACTTGCGCAAGATCGCCGACACATGGGCCTTCACCGTGGTCTCGGCAATTTCCAGCGTATAGGCAATCTGCTTGTTCGATTCCCCCTTGGTCATGCGCTCCAACACCAGCAACTGCTTGCGCGTCAGGGCTTGCAGCAGTTCCGGCGCAAAGCTCGGGTTGTCGTTGAGGCGGCGTTGGCTGGGGTTTTTCTGGGTGCGGATGATGTCCGGCGGCAGGTACACGTTGCCGTTGAGAATCTGCTGGATCGCCTCGGTCATTTGCAGGCGTGGCGAGGACTTGGTGATAAAGCCTACGGCGCCGTAGGTGATGGCTTGCAGCACGATCTGCTTGTCTTGCTCAGCCGAGACGATCACCACCGGAATCGTCGGTGACTCGTTGCGCAGGTTGATCAGGCCGTTGAGGCCGTGCATGCCGGGCATGTTCAGGTCCAGCAGGATCAGGTCAAGGTCGTCGTGGTCCTGGGTCAGGGCGAGGGCGCTGTCCAGGTCGGCGGTTTCCATCACGTCACTGCCGGGGAAACCGTCGCTGATCACGTTGTGGATCGCTTCGCGAAACAGCGGGTGATCGTCGGCGATCAGGATTTTGTACATGGCCGTTCACCTTCTTGTTGTGGTTTTTTATTCAAAGGGTTCGGGTGTTGCAGCCATCAATGGCAGTTTTGCCGCTTCCCATGCGTCCAAGCCGTCGCGATACCAATACACAGAGGTATAGCCCAGTTGGGTGGCTCGTTTTACCGCGTTCCAACTCAGCCAGCAATCGGAGCGGCAGTAGAAAACCACCGGCTTGCTCATGTTGCCGCTGGTGAATTTATACAGGTGCCGCACGAAGTAGCCTTGCCATTCGGGTGTAAGGTCGCCGTCACCGGTATTGGCCAGCCAATGGCTGCCCGGCAGGTTGGCATGGGGCTGGTCTTCGATGAAGCGGTCTTGCAGCCATTGGCGGCGGTACACGTCGATCAGCACCGGCGCCGGGGTCTGCTCGAGCAGGGCTTGCAGGGCCGGGGTGTCGACGATGGTCGCACCCGGCAGGTGATCGGGCGTGGGGCTGCGGTACAGGCTGATGCGATAGCCGTCAGCGGAAAACAGCGGGGTGTCGGCCTGGGCGTTGGCGCACAGCAGGCACAGCAAGGCCAACAGGGGCAGTCGGGCGGGCAGCATGGCGGGTCCAATCCTTATAGTTATGCCGCCATTACACGCCAGTCCCGCTGCCTTGGGAATGCGACGATAGACACGAAAACCAGTACCAAAGTAGTAGATCAGCTCTTTTGCGCAGCGCGGCATGTTGTGGGTTGAACGTCAGCACCGCCAACACTACGAACACCACGGTCAGGCCTAGGCATACCGCCAGGGCCAGGCCGGCAAAGCGTTCATACAGGGCAAAGCGCACCAACTCCACCGCGTGGGTGAACGGGTTGATCGCGCACAACCAATACAGCCACTCGCTGGAGTCACGCATTTTCCACAGCGGGTAGAGCGCCGAGGAGATGAAGAACAACGGGAAGATCACGAAATTCATCACCCCGGCGAAGTTCTCCAATTGCCGGATCGCGTTGGACAGCAGCAACCCCAGCGCACTGAGCATCAAGGCAACCAGCAGCAGCGCTGGCAAGGCGATCAACAAACCCATGGCCGGAGGCTGTACGCCATACACCCAGGCAATCGCCAGGAACCCGTATACCTGCAACAGCGAAATCAACGAGGTAGCCAACAGCTTGCTGCACAGCAGGAACGTGCGTGGCAACGGGCTGGTGAGCAGCACGCGCATGCTGCCCATCTCGCGGTCATAAACCATCGACAACGAGCCTTGCATACCGTTGAACAGCAGGATCATGCAGGCCAGCCCTGGGATGATGTACACCTCGTAGGGGATGTAGGTGTCGTAGGGCTCGATCACCGAAATACCCAGCGCCGCCCGAAAGCCTGCGGCGAATACCAGCAGCCACAGCAGCGGCCGCACCAGGGCGCTGAGAAAGCGTGTGCGCTGCAACACGAAGCGCAGCCATTCGCGCAGCACGATGCCGTTGAAGCATTGCCAGTAGGCGTTCATGCCGGGGCTCCTTTAGTGGTCAAGCGCGCGAACAGTTGGCCCAGGTCGTCGCCTTGTTCCAGCAGCAGGTCGTCGAGCTGCCCGCTGGCGACCAGACGGCCCTGATGCAGGATCATCAAGGCATCGTCGGCGTCTACTTCGTCCAGCAGATGGGTAGTCCATAGCACGCTGATGCCCTGTTCCTGGCACAGTGTGCGCACATGTTGGTTCAGCGCCAAACGGCTGGCCGGGTCGAGGCCGACGCTGGCTTCATCGAGCAACAGCAGGCGCGGCTCATGCAGCAGGGCGCGGGCGATTTCTACTCGGCGCCGGTGGCCGCCGTTAAGTTCGCGGACCTTTTCCCGGCGCCGCTCGCCCAACGCCTGGCGGGCCAGTTCGGCCTCGACCCGCAACCCGGTTTCGCGGCGTGACAGGCCATGCAGCGCGGCGTGATAACGCAGGTTCTGTTCGACGCTGAGGTCCAGGTCCAGTGTGCTTTGCTGGAACACCACGCCGAGTTGCTGAAGTGCTGCGCGGGGGCCTCACGCAATGAATAACCCCGACGCGAATGTCCCCACTCTGCAAGTCATACAGGCGCGTAAGCAGCGCAATCAACGTCGACTTGCCCGCGCCATTGGGCCCCAGCAGCGCGGTAAATCGGCCGGGGCCAGGCTGAAGTTCACATCCACCAAGGCGTTGCGTGCGCCGTAGGCAAAGCTGACGGCACTGACGTCAAGCGCGTTCATGGCGTGACCACCACGCCCCACGGGTAACGCCCGACCTTGACCGACTTGATCACCTTGAGGCTGTCCACGTCGATCACCGACACGTCGCCGCTCACGCCGTTGGTGGCCAGCAGTTGTTTTTCATCCGGGGTAAATGCCATCTGCCACACGCGCCGGCCCACCAGCAGGTAGTCAAGGACCTCGAACGTCTTGGCGTCGATCACGGCCACGTGGTTGGCAGGTCCCAGGGCGACGAAACCGTATTTGCCGTCGGCACTGAGCTTGATGCCCACCGGCTGTACCTTGTCCGGGTGCACGCCTTTGATCTTGAAGGTCAGGGTCTTGAGGACCGCGCGGCTGGCCACATCGAGGATGGTCACGGTGCCGCCGATTTCCGCCGAGGCCCACAGCTGCGAGCCATCGTGGTTGAACTCGACAAAACGCGGGCGCTGGTCCACCAGCGTGCTGTCGGCCAGGGTCTGGGTGCTGGTGTCGATCCAGTGCAGCATGTTGGTGGTTTCGCTGGTGTTCACCGCCCATTTGCCATCCGGGCTCACGGCCATGCCTTCGGGCTCCACGCCGACGTTGACCTGGGCGAGCACCTTGGAGGTTTCGGTGTCGATCACCGTGACCAGCGCATCGTCTTCGTTGGAAACGTACAGCCAACGGTTGTTGGGGTGCAGGGCAAATTGCTCGGGGTCTTTGCCGGAGGGCAGCTCCTTGATGATCTTGCGCGTGGCCACGTCCATTACCTGGACCCGGTCAGAATCGCTGGCGCAGATGTACAGCAGCTTGTTGTCGTGGGACAGCAGCAGGCCGCGAGGGCGCTGGCCGACCTTGAGCGTGTCGGTGACTTGCAGGGTCTGCATGTCGATCAGGCTCAGGCTGTTGTCTTTTTCGTTGGAGACCCAGGCCGTGGCGGCCACGGCATGTCCAGCGGCAAGCAGCAGGGCGCAGGAGAGCAGGGTGCGGCGCATGGCGTATTCCTTATTGTTGTTGTCAGGCTTCAGGGAAAGCGGCAGGTCACCTCGGGCTTGTCATAGCCCAGGCTGTCCATTTCGTTGAAGGGGTGCAGGAAGCCGTCCTGGGGCGAGGTGCTGACCAGGGCGCGGGGTTGCACAATTGGGATCGGTTGGCGCAGCTCGCCATTCCATGGGCGGTAGCTGAGCTTGCGGCCCTTGAAACCGTCCAGGGGCAACTGGTCGCTGATCTCCAGTTGGCGGATGCTCATCGGGTCTGCCTGGCGCAGCTTGCTCACTGCGCTGGCGACGCTGCGCACGGCCATCCAGGCGGCGAAGTCGCGGTCATTCATCCAGCGCCCGGCGAGGGCTTCGAAGCGTTTTGCAGTTGGGCGGCGCCGTAGGTTTCCACGGTTTTGTGCCAGCCAGTGGGCGTCAGGCCCTGGGTACCCGCGACCGGGCGCGGGTACCAGGTCTGGTAGGGCACGTACTCGCCAAAGTCACCGCGCTCGTCGGCCACCAGCACCACATCGTATTCGGCGGTCTGGGTGAACAGCGGCATATCGGCCTGGGCGCTGCGGCGCTGGTCGTTGTCAAAGCGCCAGGCCTTCTCGGCCACCAGTTTGACGCCGAAGCGTTTGGCCGCGCGGCGCAGGGCGGCGGCGTAGGCTTGGTCATCTTCGGTGGGGCCGACAATCAGCAGTGCCTTTTGCCATTTACGCGTTACCAGAAACTGCGCCAAAGCATCAGCGAGCATCGCCCGGCTCGGCAGGCTGTGCAGCACGTTGCCCAGGCAGTCGGTGCTGCGCAGGCTGTCATCCGGGCTGCCGGCGTTGAACAGCAGGCTGTCGGGCATTGCAGCACTGAGTTGACGCAGGCTGGCAGCGGGGGCGTTGACCACGAACAGGCGCAGGCCTTGGTCGTGTTGTTTTTGCGCGGCAGCGAGCAGCGCCTCGGGGCTGTCCACTGTTGCATCAACCAGGCTGTAGCGCTGATTGAGAAAAGCCCCGGTGCTGTTGCTGTCGATGATCGCCAGCTCGGCGCCGCGCAGGCCTGCATCGACAGGTTCGGGAATCACGTTGGAGAGCAGCGGCCCCGGGTCGGGCCGATAGCCCAGGTAGCCGAGCTGCACCTGCAACGGCGGCTCAGCCGCTTGGCCGACGGTGGCCCAGGCGACTGCCAGCAGGCAGATCACGGCGTAAGGGGGCAGCTTGCGCATAAGGCACTCCATGACAGGTAGTGCCAGCATATAAACCCACCGGATCACTGCAAATATGCAGAAAGTAGCGCTGGGGCAGTACCAAGGTAGTAGCCCGCCGTGTGCGGTGCGGTCTTAGCATGGGGCTCAACTGTGCGGTTCGGGAATTGGCTATGTCGGCGCTCTGGCGGATCAACCTGTGGGTCTGCGGCTTCTTCGCCCTGGTGACCTGCGCCTGCACGGCACTGCTGATGCACCAGGCGTTGGCGGATGTGGAGCGCGAGCTGCAATCGGCCGAAGCGGTGGTGCACTACCTCAGTGAAACCGCCGAGCGCGATCCCGCCAGCCTGCAACCGCGCCTCACTGCCAGCCTGCGCCATGTGCGCGTGGATTGGCTGGCCACTGATGAGGCCTTGCCTGTGGCGGACCAGGATGGCCTGGATGCCTGGCTCGGTCGCGTACTGTTTGCCGATGCCAGCCACAGCGCCAAGGTGCTTGACCTGGCGGATGGTCGGCGCGTCTCCATTGGGGTCGACCCGCGTGATGAGATCGACGAAGTCTGGGATTCCCTGCAGCAACTGTTGGCTGTGTGCGCCATGGCGTTGGCCCTGAGCCTGTTGACCATCCGCTGGGCAGTGCGTCGGGGCATGCGCGTGCTGGATGAATTGCTGCTGGCTCTGCAACAGGTTTGCAGTGGCCGCCTGAATGTCCGCCTGCGCTGCGCAGGGGCGCCGGAGGCGCAGCAACTGGCCCTGCATTTCAATCGTATGACCGACGCCTTGGAGCAAGCCCGTCTCGACAATGCGCGGCTGACCCAGACGCTGCTGGCAGTGCAGGAGCGAGAGCGGACTCACCTGGCCCAGACCCTGCACGATGACCTTGGCCAATACCTGGCCGGCATCCGGGCCCAGGTGTGCCTGTTGCCGTTGATCGCGCATCAACCCGAGACACTGGCGCGCACCGTGCACCTGCTGGAAGGACACTGCGAACACTTGCAGCAGGGTTTTCGCGTGCTGGTCCACGATCTCTACCCGGTGGCCCTGCAACACCTGCCGATGTCCGAAGCGTTCGCCATGCTGGTGGCGCAATGGCGCGCCAGTCACGGCATCGACTGCCAACTGCAGGTCAGCGCGGCGCTGCCGCCGTTGTCCCCGGCCAGCAAGACCCACCTCTATCGGTTGCTCCAGGAAGCCTTGACCAACATCGTGCGCCACGCCGATGCCAGCCAGGTGCGCGTGCGCCTGCAACACCGTGGTTCGCGCTTGCGCCTGTGGGTGCGCGACAACGGCCACGGCGCGCAACAACCCCAGCGCCCCGGCGTTGGCCTGTACTCGATGTACGAGCGTGCGCGCTGCCTGGGCGGCGAGTTGAAGATCCTCAGCCACCCCGGAGCCGGTTGGGCGCTGGCGTTGAACATGCCTGTGGAGGGCTTATGAATATTTTGTTGGTGGATGACCACGCCGTGGTGCGCCAAGGCTATGCCAGCCTGCTGCGCGCACTGTTGCCGGCGGTTGAAGTGCGCGAGGCGGCCAGTGGCGAAGAAGCATTGACGCGGGTGCACGAAGCGGTCCCGAACCTGGTGATCATGGACTTCGGCCTGCCCGGCATCAGCGGCCTGGAAACCACCCGACGCCTGCGCCAGCGCCTGCCCCAATTGCGCGTGCTGTTTTCAGCATGCACGATGAACTGCCCCTGGTACGCCAGGCGCTGGATGCAGGTGCGGCGGGCTACCTGACCAAAAGCTCGGCGCCCCAGGTGTTGATCGAAGCCGTGCGGCGCATCCTCGACGGCCACGCCTATATCGAACAGCCGTTGGCCACCCAGTTGGCCTGCCAACCCACCGACCCGCGCTTGCACAGCATGACCCCGCGTGAACTCGAGATCTTCCTGATGCTCGCCAAAGGCACCCCGGCGCGGCAGATCGCCGAGCAACTGAGTATCAGCAGCAAGACCGTGTCCAATCACCTGACGTTGCTCAAGAGCAAGTTGCAGGTGAGTTCCCATGCCGAACTGGTGCATGTGGGGATTGATATGGGGGTGGTGCGGGTGGCGGGCTGATTTTTGCCTGATGTACACCGAATCCTGTGGGGCTGGCTTGCCTGCGATAGCGGTGTGACAGTCGATGCATATGCTGGCTGACCCGCCGCTATCGCAGGCAAGCCAGCTCCCACATTTGGTTCTCAGTGCCCTACCGATCCCAGGTTGTTGGGCAGTCCTTGCAGCCCTCCATATTCGCATCCTGAAAATTCGCATAGTGCTGTCGACTGCCTGTGAGCGTGGCTTTTTTCCAGGTTGCTTTCGCCGAACTTGGCTTCCTGTAGATTCGCATCGCTGAGGTCCGCACCTTGCAGGTCAGCCTTGCTCAACCACGTCATTTCCAGGTCCGCCGCACGCAGGTTGGCCTTGTGCATCTTTGCCCCCGACAGCCTTGCGAATTGCAGGTAGGCGGCGCTCAGGTTGGCGTTTTCAAATTGCGCGCCCTGGGCAAACAGTCCCCAGCCTTGTACCGCCATTAGCGTGGCACCGGTGAAGTCGGCCAGGCGCAGGTTGGCTTGTTGCAGGCTGGCGCGGGTGAGGTTGGCGCCTTGCAGTTGGGCTTTTCCAGGTTGGCAAGATCCAGGTTGGCGTGGCGCAAATCGGCATCGCGCAGATCGGCGCCGGCCAGGTTCATGCCGCTCAGGTTCTGGTTACGCAGGTTGGCACCCTTGAGGTTGGCACCGGGGCATTGGCTGTGTCCGGCGAGGGTGCAGCCGTTGATGACCAGGGGCGTCGTCGCCGTCGTCGGCGTGGGCCATGGGGAGAGATAGCAGGAGTAACAAAGGTATGTATTTCATCTCGAGTCCTGTAGTGAGCGGGCTTGTCGAATCGTCGCACCGCCCGCGCTCGACTGCGCAGCAGTCGTAAACCTGACTGCGCGATTTGGCTGGAGAAAAGCGGGGCCGCTTCGCAGCCCAGCGCGGGACAAGCCCGCTCACTACAAAGTGGCCCCGCCTATCCGAGGTTACTTCTGGGCGGTTTTCTGATCCCAACTCGGGATCTTGAACACCCAGAACGAGCCGCCCTGTGCCACCGGTTTGGTCAGCTCGGCCATGTCGCCGCCCCACAGCGGCACTGCGCCGCCGTAGCCGACCGTCACGCCGATGTACTGCTCGCCATCCTGTTCCCAGGTGATCGGCGGGGAGACGATGCCGCTGCCGGTCTGGAACTTCCACAGCTCCTTGCCGGTTTTCGCGTCGAAGGCCTTGAAGAAGCCGTCGCCGGTGCCGGTGAATACCAGGTTGCCCTTGGTCGCCAACACCCCGGCCCACAGTGGCAGGTGCTCCTTGTGCTCCCACACCACCTTGCCGGTGGTGGGGTTCATCGCGCGCAGGGTGCCGACGTGGTCGTCATACATGCGCTTGATGCGGAAACCCATGCCCAGGTACGCCGAGCCCTTCTTGTAGTTGACCTCTTCGGTCCAGTATTCCTCTTTCCACTGGTTGCCCGGGATGTAGAACAGGCCGGTGTCCTGGCTGTACGCCATCGGGTTCCAGTTCTTGCCACCGAGAAACGGCGGCGAGACTTCCACCGGCTTGCCCTTGGTTTCACCCGGTAATGGCTTGGCCGGACGCTGGCCTTCGTTTTCCACGGGGCGACCGGTTTTCAGATCGATGTGGCTGGCCCAGGTGATGTTGTCGACAAACGGGAAGGCGTTCTGCAGCTTGCCGTTGGTGCGGTCCACCACATAGAAGAAGCCGTTGCGGTCAGCGTGGCCGGTGGCCTTGGTGACCTTGCCGTCTTTGTCCTTGTAGTCGAACAGCACCAGCTCGTTGTTGCCGGAGAAGTCCCAGGCGTCGTTCGGCGTGTGCTGGTAGAACCACTTCACTTCGCCGGTGCTTGGGTCTACGCCAACTTGGCCCGAGGTGTAGAGGCTGTCGAAGTCGTGCGGGTTGCCGTCCTTGGACGTTCGCGCCCAGGTGTTCCACGGGCCGGGGTTACCGGCGCCGACGATGATGGTGTTGGTCTCGGCATCAAAACTTGCACTCTGCCAAGGCGCGCCGCCGCCGTGGCTCCAGGCCTCGACCTTGCCGGTTTCGGTGGTCGGGTCATCCGGCCACGAAGGCGCCTTGACGTCGCCGGTGGAGTGCTGTCCTTGCCGTTGAGGCGGCCCATGTGGCCCTCCACGAACGGACGCATCCACACTTCTTCACCCGTATCGGGGTCGCGGGCATACAGCTGGCCGACTACGCCGAATTCATCGCCGGAGCTGCCGTGGATCAGCAGCACCTTGCCGGTGACTTTGTCTTTGATCAGCACGGGCGCGCCGGTCATGGTGTAGCCAGCGGCGTGGTCACCGAACTTCTTGTTCCACACCACTTTGCCGGTGTTTTGTCGAGGGCGATCAGGCGCGCATCGAGGGTGCCGAAGTAGATCTTGTCGCCGAAGATCGCGGCGCCCCGGTTGACCACGTCACAGCACGGGCGAATGTTGTCGGGCAGGCGGTGGTTGTAGGTCCAGAGGCGCTTGCCGGTCTTCGCGTCGAGGGCGAATACGCGCGAATACGAGCCGGTGACGTACACCACGCCGTCGCTGACGATGGCCTGGGATTCCTGGCCGCGTTGTTTCTCGTCGCCAAAGGAATAGGACCAGGCCGGTGTGAGCTTGAACACGTTCTTGTCGTTGACCTGGGCCAAGGGGCTCCAGCGTTGGGCATTGGTGCCCATGCCGTATTGCAGCACGTCCTTGGTGGTCAGGTGGTCGTTGGCAATGTCTTCCCAGGTGACGTTGCGGGTTTGCTTGGCGGCAGGTTCGGCGGCGGCAAAGCTCGCCGCACTGAAGGACAAGCTGCCCACCAGCAAAAAAGGCTTGCACGGCAAGGCTCAGAGGGGAGCGGGAGGGTAGCGATCTTATTGTCATGGTTTGCAGTTCCCAGTGGAGGTTTTGGCCTGCACAGGGTGGTGCGCCGGGGCGGTGGCTGGATACGGAAAAATTCCCGCTGTTGCCGGGAAGACTTCCCGAACCGCCTCTGATTTGGACGTGCCCACAAGCCCTACTACCAAGGGAGTAGGGTGCGGCCACTCAAAGCAGCATACGGCCCTGGCCCGGCGGTTTCTAAGATGGTTGCCATAACCTCGAACCATGGGGTTTGCGTGCAATCTGAGAGGACAAAAATAATGACAACAAAACGCAACGCTCTGCTGGTGGCCGGCCTGTTGGTGAGTGTGATCGGTGTGGGTAACGTCTGGGCCCATGGCAACGTGGTGCCGCAAGCGGTGGAGACCCAGGGCCTGACGCCGATCAAAGACGCGGGCGTGCCGGTTGACGGCGATGGTTGGGCCGCCACCAACCCGTATCGCAAGTCCCCAGAGCACGACAAGGCGGTAGAGATCGGTTCATCCGCCTACAACCAGAACTGCGCGGCGTGCCACGGGCTGGAAGCCAAGTCCGGCGGCATTGCGCCTGACCTGCGCATGCTGGATGTCGGCGACGCAGGCGATGAGTGGTTTGTCGAGCGCGTACGCCACGGCGCGGTGCGTGACGGCCGAGTGTATATGCCGAAAATGGCCGACTACCTGAGCCAGGAAGCCCTGTGGGCCGTGCGCACTTACCTGGATTCCGTGCACGTCGAGGAGTAAGCCATGCGCCTGTTCAGCATCGTGTTCGGCCTGGCCTTGCTGTGTTGCCAGGTGGCACAGGCGCAGGTGCGCAGTTATGACCAGATGATCGCCGCCGGCGAGTTGAAGGTGGCGGTGTACAAGGATTTTGCGCCCTACAGCTTTGACGACGGCGGCACGCCACGCGGTGTGGATGTGGAATTGGCCCAGGCGCTGGCCAAGGCCCTCGGCGTGCGGTTGAGCCTGATCTGGGCCCCGGCCGGTGAGAAGCTCGACGACGACCTGCGCGACTACATCTGGCGCGGCAGCCCGTTGCATAACCAGCAACTGGCTGACCTGATGATGCGCGCCCCGTATGACCACGACTACGCGCAAAAGCGCAACGACCAGGGCGAGCTGGAAAACGGCCATGTGGTGATGTTCGGGCCGTATCAGAACGAACAATGGCAGGTGGCCTACGACCGCCGTCGCCTCGACAGCGTCGCCAGTGTGGCAGTGTTCGAAACGCATCCCATCGGCGTCGAAGTCGACAGCGTGCCGTCGTTCTACCTCACCTCGGTGTTCAACGGCATGCTGGCCGGCAAGACCCATCACTATCCCGGCGTGCCCCAAGCCTTTGCGGCGATGAAGGCGGGGAGGTCGATGCGGTCATGGCGATGCGTGGCGAGATCGACTGGCAAGTCTTCAAGGCCGCCGACCCGCAACTGGCCCTGGCGGAAAACGCCTACCCGAACATGGGTAGGCAGCGGTGGGAGATCGGCATGGCGGTGCATGAAAGCAACCGGCAGTTGGCCTACGCCGTGGAAGAGGCACTGGAAGGCCTGATCCGCGACGGCACCGTGCAAACCCTCTACAGCCACTATGGGCTGCGTTACGAAGTGCCCGAGATGTACCAATGAACTGGTGGCTGATGTGCCTGTTGGTGTGCGGGTTGCCATGGGCGGCCCAGGCCACCGAGGTTGATCCGGTGCCGTCGGTGATGTGGTCGTTCTATCACAAGCAGTTTTTGAACAGTGCGCCGTTTGTGTTCGACGATCAGGTCAAGCTGCTGGCGCCGCCGTTCGCCGAAGATGCGCGCCAAGTGCCGTTGGAAATCGATG
The Pseudomonas poae DNA segment above includes these coding regions:
- a CDS encoding sensor histidine kinase, producing MSALWRINLWVCGFFALVTCACTALLMHQALADVERELQSAEAVVHYLSETAERDPASLQPRLTASLRHVRVDWLATDEALPVADQDGLDAWLGRVLFADASHSAKVLDLADGRRVSIGVDPRDEIDEVWDSLQQLLAVCAMALALSLLTIRWAVRRGMRVLDELLLALQQVCSGRLNVRLRCAGAPEAQQLALHFNRMTDALEQARLDNARLTQTLLAVQERERTHLAQTLHDDLGQYLAGIRAQVCLLPLIAHQPETLARTVHLLEGHCEHLQQGFRVLVHDLYPVALQHLPMSEAFAMLVAQWRASHGIDCQLQVSAALPPLSPASKTHLYRLLQEALTNIVRHADASQVRVRLQHRGSRLRLWVRDNGHGAQQPQRPGVGLYSMYERARCLGGELKILSHPGAGWALALNMPVEGL
- a CDS encoding YVTN family beta-propeller repeat protein; amino-acid sequence: MRRTLLSCALLLAAGHAVAATAWVSNEKDNSLSLIDMQTLQVTDTLKVGQRPRGLLLSHDNKLLYICASDSDRVQVMDVATRKIIKELPSGKDPEQFALHPNNRWLYVSNEDDALVTVIDTETSKVLAQVNVGVEPEGMAVSPDGKWAVNTSETTNMLHWIDTSTQTLADSTLVDQRPRFVEFNHDGSQLWASAEIGGTVTILDVASRAVLKTLTFKIKGVHPDKVQPVGIKLSADGKYGFVALGPANHVAVIDAKTFEVLDYLLVGRRVWQMAFTPDEKQLLATNGVSGDVSVIDVDSLKVIKSVKVGRYPWGVVVTP
- a CDS encoding response regulator transcription factor, with protein sequence MYKILIADDHPLFREAIHNVISDGFPGSDVMETADLDSALALTQDHDDLDLILLDLNMPGMHGLNGLINLRNESPTIPVVIVSAEQDKQIVLQAITYGAVGFITKSSPRLQMTEAIQQILNGNVYLPPDIIRTQKNPSQRRLNDNPSFAPELLQALTRKQLLVLERMTKGESNKQIAYTLEIAETTVKAHVSAILRKLNVHNRVQAILSAGDIDFGSYLRR
- the pedF gene encoding cytochrome c-550 PedF, which gives rise to MTTKRNALLVAGLLVSVIGVGNVWAHGNVVPQAVETQGLTPIKDAGVPVDGDGWAATNPYRKSPEHDKAVEIGSSAYNQNCAACHGLEAKSGGIAPDLRMLDVGDAGDEWFVERVRHGAVRDGRVYMPKMADYLSQEALWAVRTYLDSVHVEE
- a CDS encoding PQQ-dependent catabolism-associated CXXCW motif protein, translated to MLPARLPLLALLCLLCANAQADTPLFSADGYRISLYRSPTPDHLPGATIVDTPALQALLEQTPAPVLIDVYRRQWLQDRFIEDQPHANLPGSHWLANTGDGDLTPEWQGYFVRHLYKFTSGNMSKPVVFYCRSDCWLSWNAVKRATQLGYTSVYWYRDGLDAWEAAKLPLMAATPEPFE